The Cottoperca gobio chromosome 8, fCotGob3.1, whole genome shotgun sequence genome contains the following window.
GCAAAAGCAGAGCGCAAAATATTGGCACCAAAGCACTGTTAGAAACCATCttacaaaaaaaagtgtttgtgcgtgtgtgtgtgtgtgtgtgtgtgtatgcgtgtgtgacCTTTTTGATAAAGTAACCCTGGAATGTGACGTCTCGGCTGGTTTTGTGAGGAAGGGCCAAGGGGGCAATGTTGGCCAGTCTCTGTGTCTCGTGGATGACAGCATCAGTGTACGGCAGGTTCTTACGGTCATCTACTCGGACCTGACGGCTTCCAACCACCCTGCTCAGCTCCTCTTGGACCTGTTCTGCACTCACATAACATTTAGATTAAATTGGATGAATATACGAGTACACACAATTGGGAATAAAGTGGAAACACTGTAATTTCACCAGGGACAAgtgagtgggtttgtttttaCACCTTGAAAATGAGGGTACTTGGCCATGAAAAGTAGACCCCACTGAAGTGTATTTCCTGTAGTATCAGTCCCAGCTCCAAACAGATTTCTCACGCTGTAGACCAGGTTGTCATCATGATAGTGtgaatcttttatttcagactCCTAGAAAACATAGAGAAAAAGGTACGGTGGCCCCGAGAGCTCAACACACTGCAAATTAAGAAAGCACATGCAAATAGAAACAACACAAGCAAATGAAGAAAGCTCTTCACCAATTTGACAacacatgtgcagcatttaGAGGAGAAGCTCCAAACCCAATGGAAACTCTTTCCaggggacaaaaaaaaaaaaaaaaaaaaaagatgcacacGCCGGGGACAGCTTGTGAATTTTTTGTGGCTTATGAAGTTATTGGCTGATGAAGTCTATCCTTACAGTAAGAAGGAACACATTTTGCCAAaataacacagacacagactcaccaggtgaaaacaatatcaGCATCACTGTTGTGGCCATTCAAAAAAACTCAAAGGTCATTTTCTATACGCAATGATTTATTCATCAGTGTTATCAACCGACGAGTGGATTCACTGGAGTTAGACACCTCACCTCCAGGTTTAGTTTATGGGTCAGGAATGCATCAACAAAGCATCTGCACATCTCAGGGTTCAAAGTCTCCTTCAGGTCCGCTATTATGTTCCTTGTTTCTTGCCTGTTGGCCTCCACGTGTTTCATCAAATCCCTCCAGTTTTTAAGATAAGGGCCCAGCCAAGGAAACGTGTTGTATATCTGTAAAGGGGCAGAATACAGAACAAATGTTAACAGCCATCAGATCTGAAGTGTTCAGATGGTACCCTTccaaagaaatattaaaaccGATGTGTGCaggcaaatataaataataataataataataataataatgatccaaAATTAAGTTTGTAAATTAATAGTGAACAAATatgtactttatttaacttATATTTAGTACTACACTACTTTCTATACAGTACTTTCTATCCAGGAATCTTCTtgggaaattattatttaaagttatatatttaagaaacttctaaataaagttttaacaaATATTTCATTAACTACAACAGTTTAAGCTCTTAAGCATCAGGTTTTCTTTGTAATCATCTGAAGTCACTAGATCTGAAATCCCTCTCTAGTACCAGGATGGATGCTGTTCCGGTCAGACGGATGGACTCGTGTTCGCTTTCCACCAAAGAGTCGAATTTAGGATCCTTGTAGTCAAACCTCTTTCCAAACATGAGAGCTGATATGATATTTGAAGCTGCATAATTAATAGTCTGGGCGTTGTCGAAGGCTTTacctgagagagagataaagttaGATAGTGAGTGCAACTCATTCAAAGGACTGTTGCCATATAAAGAAGTGCAGAGTTTTAGAAAAGATCATGTTACCTTCCCGTTGTTCAAATTCTTCACTCAGGTAGCCACATTCCTCTATGATTTTACCTTCACTAATCCTTCTGCCCATCCCAAAATCTCTCAGTGTACTTAGAGCAAAACGCCTCATTTCTTTCCAAGAGTCGCCATTGGAAAATATTATGCCTGAAAACAAGAGTGGTTGGCTTGTTTATACAAGGACAGAAAAAGgccagtaaaataaacaaacaaacatttctctctacCGTTTCCTTTTGTGAAATCATAGAATATTGGAGTGACCTCTCGATCTCCAAATTCCTCAGCATGGTTGACCAGagcctgtctgactgtcttgTATCCTGCCAGGACCACCACCTTCTTCATTCCAAAGTAGACTCTAAACACTGGTCCATATTGTTTAGACAGCTGAAAAGATGGAGGCAAGTAAAAGTGAGACTCACTGTCCTCtattagaaatgtaatttactgagaagaaaaaaaaaaaaattatatatatatatatatatatatatatatatatatagatataatatatatagatatatatatatatatagatatatatatatatatatatatatatatatatatatatatatagatatatatatatatatatatatatatatatatatatatatatatatatatatatatatatatatatatatatatatatatatatatatatatatatatatatatatatatatatataaaacatcaaTTTCTTGTCTTCTAACAAAGCAATGGAAATAACTTAATAGTTTAAAGacatacaacacatttctcacatCAACAAGAGAGCGGTCGAGTCTTTTGAGATCCACCTGAAGCAGGTTACCAAGCAGGGGAAGAGGTGTAGGCCCTGGAGGCTCCAACTTCTTGTTCTGGGAGCTGAAGCTGGAGTAACAAAGGTGGAGAAGCAGCAGGCCCATAATCGCCACCGACAAGTAGACTGAAATGGAAAACTGGAAAAGATCTTCCAACATGATTCTGCTGTCACCTGGATCTGACTTCTTTTAGAAAACCTTTTCACTGAACAGCTGTTTTCAAAGTTAAATGAAGAGATAAATCCCTGGTTGTCAAAAATAGCGTTTCTAGTTTCTACCTGCGGTTTCAACCAGTTTGAAGTGTCTGCAAAGATGTAACCTCTTTTCACCTCTCTGGGTGGGGCATGTGACCAAATCTCCTAATTGATAAGTCCTCATTCCTAGATCCTCGCTTGGACCGGAAGTTGTAATGATGCGCCATCTCGAAGACCCTCCCAAACTCTTATTTCTGATCCTCGAACATTCAAATTTAATACACCCATGGGAGGAGCGAGGAGCGATCTCTGAGGAGCGAGGACACACGAGAGCAGCCGACACGGAAGTCTTTCAGCAGTCTACACGACCCTTCATTGGATATCAGTTATTGATTGTACACCACAGCTGATCGGACTGATCTGATCTTTCAACCTTAGTGAAATACCGCAGTGAAGACAGATACCACATTAAACTCAATAATCTACCACAAACAACTTTCTTCATTTATAAGaaatagttttcttttcatgatctgttatttctcccaTTAACGTTGATTATAGATACAATTTAATTAAGAGATAATCaaagagtctgtctgtcagcaagaaacactttttgcatttacatttttatttatcgtcatctccattcagtcacatgtgaggctgatcATCCCTGAGTGTTTGATATGAATTATGTGTTGTCCCTGAAACATTAAGTCTAATAAATAATGTCCAGTGTTCAACAGACTCCATAAGCATGTTCTGGgttataaataatgaatatcaTAACATATTgacacaaataatataaatgcattctgcCCGTACAAAAGGTCCCCGTCTTAGCAGGACACAGTATTCCGTataaagacagactgcaggttgttattcatgtgcaggtgtttgttagacaggtaccagactgctgctgctgctctggcagtgaTGAATGGGCCTTTATTAcacagtgcacatgtgtgcacacacaaactccatcaAAAGTCTCCACAGCTGTAAAAGTCGACTGTcagctgatccagctgtgatcGCAGATATCAGACACGGACGTCGCTTCACGTGACGCTTCAGAGGAAAGGACTTCTCATttatctaaaaacacatttcctcgtTTCCTCTTATATTGCATTGTGTCCTTGCGTCTTTCCATGCATTTACTAGTAAACTGCGCATACTAAGATACTaagatacatatttaatattgtcataCAGATGCAAACAACTTAAGCTgcaattgtatttttatattttacttagGATCAAATATAGGCTAACTGTGTCTTTTTACaccagggacgtgcggtcaggggaggcatatatttatacaataaacataaatgtatatttgtcgaCTGGtatgtgctataactgcattttctgtacgattccaatcattttgatcatttttatagtaaaaatcgctgaatttgagCCTCACCTCGGATTGCACAATCCGtccaaactaggttgagcgaaTGCATTTGGCACGTGTCTGTTGCTATCtttctgtatgtc
Protein-coding sequences here:
- the LOC115011955 gene encoding cytochrome P450 2K1-like, with the translated sequence MLEDLFQFSISVYLSVAIMGLLLLHLCYSSFSSQNKKLEPPGPTPLPLLGNLLQVDLKRLDRSLVDLSKQYGPVFRVYFGMKKVVVLAGYKTVRQALVNHAEEFGDREVTPIFYDFTKGNGIIFSNGDSWKEMRRFALSTLRDFGMGRRISEGKIIEECGYLSEEFEQREGKAFDNAQTINYAASNIISALMFGKRFDYKDPKFDSLVESEHESIRLTGTASILIYNTFPWLGPYLKNWRDLMKHVEANRQETRNIIADLKETLNPEMCRCFVDAFLTHKLNLEESEIKDSHYHDDNLVYSVRNLFGAGTDTTGNTLQWGLLFMAKYPHFQEQVQEELSRVVGSRQVRVDDRKNLPYTDAVIHETQRLANIAPLALPHKTSRDVTFQGYFIKKGTTVFPLLTSVLHDESEWETPYTFNPSHFLDMEGKFIRRDAFMPFSAGRRVCLGESLARMELFLFFTSLLQRFHFTPPPGVTEDELDLTPVVGFTLTPSPHELCAVSRQ